The Phormidium yuhuli AB48 DNA window GCTCTGGGGTTTGTTCTCAACTCAATCAACTCAAGGCTGCATCCGACGGCATCTTGCGACATAATAAAGGGCAAGATGCCGTTTTCTGCTGTCGCCTATCACAAGTTGTGCTCATGAAATCCCTCAAGTGGAACTGGATTATTGCCGTCGTCGGACTGGGGGTCATTGGTCCAACCCAGGCCGCCCTCGCTCATGCCGCTCAACTCAGGTATGAGGTGGAATCAACGGTCTCCGTTACGGCAACCTATGACACCGGTGAGCCGATGGCCAATGCTCAAATCTTGATCTACTCTCCCGATGATCCCCGAGAACCTTGGAGTACGGGAACCACTGATGATGCTGGACGCTATGAGTTTCGTCCCCAATCTCAAGAGTCTGGCAATTGGACTGTGACTGTCCGCCAGGCTGGACATGGGGATATGATTACCATTAACCTGGATGACTCAACCCCTCAAGCAGAGACGCCCAGGGCAGATTCCCCGGAAGACTCATCGGAGTCATCTCTGTTTGCTGGCTTGGCGGATACCTCCTTGCCCCAACGGCTTTTGACGGGGGCATCTGTGGTTTGGGGTTGTGTTGGGACGGCTCTCTATTTCAGTCGTCGTCCCCAATCGTCGTCTTCTGAGTCTTAGGTGACCCATGCACATTGCCGATGGATTTCTCCCAGCACCTGTGTCGATCGCTGGCTACGCACTAACGGGAGGTGGGCTTTGGTTTTCTCTACGACAAATCAGTCGAACCTATGAGAATCCTCAAGAACATATCCCTAAAACGTCATTACTGACAGCGGCGTTCTTTGTGGGCTCGTTAATCAATGTTCCCATTCCTCCATCGAGTGTTCACTTGTTATTAAATGGAGTGCTGGGGGTGCTGTTAGGGTATTATGCGTTTCCGGCGATTGTGGTGGGCTTATTTTTCCAAGCGGTGATGTTTCAACATGGTGGCTTGAGTACCCTTGGGGTTAATGCTGCAATGTTGGCATTTCCGGCTCTCTTGTCCGGG harbors:
- the cbiM gene encoding cobalt transporter CbiM yields the protein MHIADGFLPAPVSIAGYALTGGGLWFSLRQISRTYENPQEHIPKTSLLTAAFFVGSLINVPIPPSSVHLLLNGVLGVLLGYYAFPAIVVGLFFQAVMFQHGGLSTLGVNAAMLAFPALLSGSLFKYRLLLGGDTRRRLGLVAFVAGGVGVALSTLIFFGLIVTTIPADFDADLERSATLVLMISQIPLIFIEGAFTSMLVLFLKQVKPGLIEGF
- a CDS encoding carboxypeptidase-like regulatory domain-containing protein, which produces MKSLKWNWIIAVVGLGVIGPTQAALAHAAQLRYEVESTVSVTATYDTGEPMANAQILIYSPDDPREPWSTGTTDDAGRYEFRPQSQESGNWTVTVRQAGHGDMITINLDDSTPQAETPRADSPEDSSESSLFAGLADTSLPQRLLTGASVVWGCVGTALYFSRRPQSSSSES